A part of Saccharomonospora amisosensis genomic DNA contains:
- a CDS encoding ATP-grasp domain-containing protein: MPDNIFILGLDEANLRLLRRLPGAEDYRFHALLDVEELRIGFADYVGSLERAEQRLESFDGSIDAITGYWDFPVTSLAPVLCERYGLPHSSLESIVKCEHKYWSRLEQSHVIDEYPGFGLLDPHGEAALPPGLSYPVWIKPIKSASSKLAFKVDNEHELGEALARIREEISDIGGPFEAVLERVTLPPHLAEAGAQVCIVEEAVSGAQVTVEGYRYHHEPHVYGVVDSIHYPDSSSFLRYQYPSTLPPHLIERVSELSKRIVKRMGLRSTTFDIEFFVDTETEQVWVLEVNPRLSQSHAALFEHVDGVANHHCMVSLALGKDPRMPHRQGRYATAAKYFLRHFADGIVRRVPTAEEIELVQHRIPGTTVDVVTEQGARLSEQYARDSYSYELANIHIGADSQEELADKYERCVQALPFEIDE; the protein is encoded by the coding sequence GTGCCCGACAACATCTTCATCCTCGGACTCGACGAGGCGAACCTGCGACTGCTGCGCCGCCTTCCGGGCGCTGAGGACTACCGGTTCCACGCCTTGCTCGATGTCGAGGAACTGCGCATCGGCTTCGCCGACTACGTCGGCTCGCTCGAACGCGCCGAACAGCGGCTGGAGTCCTTCGACGGCTCGATCGACGCGATCACCGGCTACTGGGACTTCCCCGTCACCTCGCTCGCGCCGGTGCTGTGCGAGCGGTACGGCCTGCCGCACTCCAGCCTGGAGTCGATCGTCAAGTGCGAGCACAAGTACTGGAGCAGGCTGGAACAGAGTCACGTGATCGACGAGTACCCCGGGTTCGGGTTGCTCGACCCGCACGGCGAGGCCGCGCTGCCGCCCGGGTTGAGCTACCCGGTGTGGATCAAACCGATCAAGTCGGCCTCCTCGAAGCTGGCGTTCAAAGTGGACAACGAACACGAACTGGGCGAAGCCCTCGCGCGGATCCGGGAGGAGATCAGCGACATCGGCGGCCCGTTCGAGGCCGTGCTGGAGCGGGTGACGCTGCCGCCGCACCTCGCCGAGGCGGGGGCGCAGGTCTGCATAGTCGAGGAGGCGGTCTCGGGTGCGCAGGTGACCGTCGAGGGCTACCGATACCACCACGAACCGCACGTCTACGGTGTCGTCGACTCGATCCACTACCCTGACAGCTCCAGTTTCCTGCGCTACCAGTACCCCTCGACGCTGCCGCCACACCTGATCGAGCGCGTCAGCGAGCTGTCCAAACGCATCGTCAAGCGGATGGGGTTGCGGTCCACCACGTTCGACATCGAGTTCTTCGTCGACACCGAAACCGAGCAGGTGTGGGTGCTTGAGGTCAACCCGCGGCTGTCGCAGTCTCACGCGGCGCTGTTCGAGCACGTCGACGGGGTGGCCAACCACCACTGCATGGTCAGCCTCGCACTGGGCAAGGACCCGAGGATGCCGCACCGCCAGGGCCGCTACGCCACGGCGGCCAAGTACTTCCTGCGGCACTTCGCCGACGGGATCGTGCGCAGAGTTCCCACAGCGGAAGAGATTGAGCTGGTCCAGCACCGGATACCCGGCACGACTGTGGACGTCGTGACGGAGCAGGGAGCCCGACTGTCGGAGCAGTACGCCAGGGACAGCTACAGCTACGAGCTCGCCAACATCCACATCGGCGCCGACAGCCAGGAGGAACTGGCGGACAAGTACGAGCGGTGCGTGCAGGCACTACCGTTCGAGATCGACGAGTAA
- a CDS encoding alpha-ketoglutarate-dependent dioxygenase AlkB, translated as MDLALQGSLFDEGDPGREEPLLPLDDARRTKLGSGAWIDVLPGWLAGADGLFQRLATRVPWHAERRRMYDRTVDVPRLLCFYGEADPLPDPTLEAAKAALNRHYAPQLGEPLRTTGLCYYRDGRDSVAWHGDTIGRGSTHDTIVAILSVGAARPLLLRPRAGGGTVRYALGHGDLFVMGGSCQRTWEHSVPKTSRPAGPRISVQFRPRGVR; from the coding sequence ATGGACCTGGCACTTCAGGGTTCGCTGTTCGACGAGGGCGACCCGGGTCGGGAGGAACCGCTCCTGCCGCTCGACGATGCCCGCCGTACCAAGCTCGGCTCCGGCGCGTGGATCGACGTGTTGCCCGGCTGGCTCGCCGGCGCGGACGGGTTGTTCCAGCGCCTGGCCACGCGGGTTCCCTGGCACGCCGAGCGCAGGAGGATGTACGACCGCACCGTGGACGTGCCGCGCCTGCTGTGCTTCTACGGCGAGGCCGATCCGCTGCCCGACCCGACCCTCGAAGCGGCCAAAGCCGCGCTGAACAGGCACTACGCGCCACAGCTCGGCGAGCCGCTGCGGACCACGGGCCTGTGTTACTACCGCGACGGCCGCGACAGCGTGGCCTGGCACGGCGACACCATCGGCCGCGGCAGCACACACGACACCATCGTGGCGATTCTCTCGGTTGGCGCCGCCCGCCCACTGCTGCTGCGGCCACGCGCGGGCGGGGGCACGGTACGGTACGCCCTCGGTCACGGGGACCTGTTCGTGATGGGCGGCTCATGCCAGCGGACCTGGGAACACAGCGTGCCCAAGACCAGTAGACCGGCCGGGCCGCGCATCAGCGTCCAGTTCCGGCCGCGAGGCGTGCGCTGA
- the trxA gene encoding thioredoxin, giving the protein MATVELTSENFKDVVSKPGIVLIDFWAAWCGPCRMFAPVFEQASQEHTDIVFGKVDTEAQVELAQTFGISSIPTLMAVRDGVVLYAEPGALPAAALEQLIGKVREVDMEEVRREIANAS; this is encoded by the coding sequence ATGGCGACCGTCGAGTTGACGAGCGAGAACTTCAAGGACGTTGTCAGCAAGCCCGGCATCGTCCTCATCGACTTCTGGGCCGCCTGGTGCGGGCCGTGCCGCATGTTCGCCCCCGTGTTCGAGCAGGCGTCGCAGGAGCACACCGACATCGTGTTCGGCAAGGTGGACACCGAGGCTCAGGTGGAGCTCGCGCAGACCTTCGGCATCTCCTCGATTCCCACGCTGATGGCCGTGCGCGACGGCGTGGTGCTCTACGCCGAGCCGGGCGCGCTGCCCGCCGCCGCGCTGGAGCAGCTCATCGGTAAGGTGCGTGAGGTCGACATGGAGGAAGTTCGTCGGGAGATCGCCAACGCCAGTTGA
- a CDS encoding metal-sensitive transcriptional regulator, producing the protein MELSEDVMSDVVKRLRRAQGQVGGLIQMIEDGRDCKDVVTQLAAVSRALDRAGFKIIASGLEQCLQSGEEGSPQLEADRAELEKLFLSLA; encoded by the coding sequence GTGGAACTCAGCGAAGACGTGATGTCGGATGTGGTCAAGCGGTTACGCAGAGCACAGGGCCAGGTCGGCGGCCTGATCCAGATGATTGAGGACGGCCGCGACTGCAAGGACGTGGTCACCCAGCTCGCCGCGGTTTCGCGAGCGCTGGACCGGGCCGGATTCAAGATCATCGCAAGCGGGCTTGAACAGTGCCTGCAAAGCGGTGAAGAGGGATCTCCTCAGCTGGAGGCCGACCGCGCCGAGCTGGAGAAGCTCTTCCTGTCGCTGGCCTGA
- a CDS encoding SHOCT domain-containing protein, protein MPYWDHGYWDGGWVGGLLMLLSMVLLWGGVITVVVILVRRFAGHGGSRGEGGEGRDGYGSALRILDERYARGEIDEEEYERRRTRLRG, encoded by the coding sequence GTGCCGTACTGGGACCATGGCTACTGGGACGGGGGCTGGGTCGGCGGCCTGCTGATGCTGCTGTCGATGGTTCTGCTGTGGGGAGGCGTCATCACGGTCGTTGTGATCCTCGTGCGCCGGTTCGCCGGGCACGGCGGCTCACGCGGCGAGGGCGGCGAGGGCCGGGACGGCTACGGCAGCGCCCTGCGCATCCTCGACGAGCGCTACGCGCGTGGTGAGATCGATGAGGAGGAGTACGAGCGCAGGCGTACTAGGCTGCGCGGGTGA
- a CDS encoding PLD nuclease N-terminal domain-containing protein encodes MRGKKKIRWRDLSRSRQRAVVVGSLAQFTLAAIAWVDLARRTDAEVRGSRRLWAFVIAINFLGPIAYFTFGRRGGVVPFD; translated from the coding sequence ATGCGAGGCAAGAAGAAGATCCGTTGGCGGGACCTGAGCCGCTCCAGGCAGCGAGCCGTCGTGGTGGGCTCATTGGCGCAGTTCACGCTCGCGGCGATCGCGTGGGTCGATCTGGCTCGCAGGACCGACGCGGAGGTACGCGGCTCGCGCCGCTTGTGGGCCTTCGTGATCGCGATCAATTTCCTCGGCCCCATCGCCTACTTCACGTTCGGCAGGCGCGGGGGCGTTGTTCCGTTCGACTAG
- a CDS encoding DUF4389 domain-containing protein yields MATTAAYPVRVEASLDAPLSRGLWLVKWLLAIPHYFLLALLWPVFFVLTVVAFVAIVITGRYPRAIFDFNVGVLRWTWRVHYYAYAALGTDRYPPFTLADVPDYPARLDLPYPEQLSRGLALVKWWLLAIPHYIIVGVFAGGGIWLFSDVDNGRFGWGENGFSWGAGGLIGVLVLIAGIVLLFTGRYPRPIFDFVLGMDRWVIRVAAYAALMTDEYPPFRLDMGGHDPAGEIEGGTVKPTPAAPQHGWTTGRVVSVVVGAVLALGAMGLITGGASLLWLDRAERDADGYVTVSGTYSTGGYAIASDTVELRGTPADWEAASGFLGDVRVSAQTVNERPVFVGIAPSNEVAGYLAGAEYATVRDAGSDDDLVLQNGGPLPTPPTQQDFWTTQSAGPGTQSVSWPAGSGDWTVVVANADGSAGVNVRAEAGATIPSLLWIAIGVLVGGILLFALGAVLVGVAAYRAAHSSPPTAEVS; encoded by the coding sequence ATGGCTACCACAGCGGCTTACCCGGTGCGTGTCGAGGCGTCGCTCGACGCACCACTGTCCCGCGGGCTCTGGCTGGTCAAGTGGTTGCTGGCGATCCCGCATTACTTCCTACTCGCGCTGCTGTGGCCGGTGTTCTTCGTGCTCACCGTGGTGGCGTTCGTGGCGATCGTGATCACCGGCCGCTACCCGAGAGCGATCTTCGATTTCAACGTGGGCGTGTTGCGCTGGACCTGGCGCGTGCACTACTACGCGTACGCGGCACTGGGAACAGACCGCTACCCGCCGTTCACACTCGCCGACGTGCCGGACTACCCTGCCAGGCTCGACCTCCCCTATCCGGAACAGCTGTCCCGGGGACTGGCACTGGTCAAGTGGTGGCTGCTGGCCATCCCGCACTACATCATCGTCGGCGTGTTCGCCGGTGGCGGGATCTGGCTGTTCTCCGACGTCGACAACGGCCGGTTCGGCTGGGGCGAGAACGGTTTCTCCTGGGGCGCGGGCGGACTGATCGGTGTGCTTGTGCTGATCGCCGGGATCGTGCTGCTGTTCACGGGGCGCTACCCGCGGCCCATCTTCGACTTCGTGCTCGGCATGGACAGGTGGGTGATCCGGGTAGCGGCCTACGCGGCGCTGATGACCGACGAGTACCCGCCGTTCCGGCTGGACATGGGTGGGCACGACCCGGCGGGGGAGATCGAAGGGGGCACGGTCAAGCCGACCCCGGCCGCACCCCAGCACGGCTGGACCACCGGCAGGGTGGTGTCGGTGGTGGTGGGCGCTGTGCTCGCGCTGGGCGCGATGGGCCTGATCACCGGTGGCGCGTCGTTGCTCTGGCTCGACCGCGCCGAGCGTGACGCCGACGGCTACGTCACCGTGTCCGGGACCTACAGCACGGGCGGCTACGCGATCGCCAGTGACACCGTCGAGCTGCGTGGTACACCCGCCGACTGGGAGGCCGCCTCCGGCTTCCTCGGCGACGTCCGTGTCAGTGCCCAGACGGTGAACGAGCGCCCCGTGTTCGTCGGGATCGCGCCGTCGAACGAGGTCGCGGGCTACCTGGCGGGTGCCGAGTACGCCACGGTGCGAGACGCGGGTTCGGATGACGACCTGGTACTCCAAAATGGAGGGCCGCTGCCGACCCCGCCCACGCAGCAGGACTTCTGGACCACCCAGTCAGCGGGGCCCGGAACGCAATCGGTCTCCTGGCCCGCTGGTAGCGGTGACTGGACCGTGGTGGTGGCCAACGCCGACGGTTCGGCAGGGGTGAACGTTCGAGCGGAGGCGGGTGCGACGATCCCGTCACTGTTGTGGATCGCCATCGGCGTCCTTGTCGGTGGAATCCTGCTGTTCGCTCTCGGCGCGGTACTGGTGGGCGTCGCCGCGTACCGCGCGGCGCACTCCTCCCCGCCGACGGCCGAGGTCAGCTGA
- a CDS encoding PASTA domain-containing protein: protein MRGPRPVTEVPDVVGLGAEDACDIVRRAGLIPVGPDGAGAPASGVVTAQRPVGTAGAEEGAEVVLWTHPGRDASVGAVSPSPVESATPV from the coding sequence ATGCGAGGACCTCGACCGGTGACCGAGGTGCCGGACGTCGTCGGGCTCGGAGCCGAGGACGCCTGTGACATCGTGCGCAGAGCTGGGCTGATCCCGGTAGGGCCTGACGGCGCGGGCGCACCCGCGAGCGGGGTCGTCACCGCTCAGCGCCCGGTGGGAACCGCGGGTGCCGAGGAGGGGGCCGAGGTGGTTCTGTGGACCCACCCCGGCCGGGACGCCTCCGTGGGCGCGGTCTCACCCAGTCCCGTGGAGTCCGCGACGCCGGTCTGA
- a CDS encoding VOC family protein, whose amino-acid sequence MKVYITSVFVDDQAKALRFYTEVLGFEKKADVPLGEARWLTVTSPQQPEGPELLLEPDSHPAVRPFKDALVADGIPFASFAVDDVEAEFRRLTELGVRFTQEPLRMGPVTTAVFDDTCGNLIQLAAQ is encoded by the coding sequence TTGAAGGTCTACATCACCAGCGTCTTCGTGGACGACCAGGCCAAGGCTCTGCGCTTCTACACCGAGGTACTCGGATTCGAGAAGAAGGCGGACGTGCCACTCGGCGAGGCCCGCTGGCTCACGGTGACCTCGCCGCAGCAACCGGAAGGTCCCGAACTGCTGCTGGAACCCGACAGTCACCCCGCGGTGCGGCCGTTCAAGGACGCCTTGGTCGCCGACGGAATCCCGTTCGCCTCGTTCGCGGTTGACGACGTCGAAGCCGAGTTCCGCCGACTGACCGAACTCGGGGTGAGATTCACTCAGGAACCGCTGCGGATGGGGCCCGTGACGACGGCGGTTTTCGACGACACGTGCGGCAATCTGATCCAACTGGCCGCACAGTAG